The region TCCTTCCTAAAAAGGATTTGGAAGACAGCTACTTGTTCTCATAACTCTCTAGAAAAGGAAGTGGCTGTAATTTGCTTTGAAATGTGAAGAGAAATTAGGCTGTGAACTTCCTCACATGCCTGAAGCAGGAAGTGATTCCTCTTTGTTGAATATTTCCTACAGGCAGGAAATAATAAAACAGGGAGCCACACTTGCCAAAGACTCTGATGAAGGTGTTCTCCCTGGCATTGCCTTTGAGTTGATCTGATGCAATGCAGCACATGtaaataaagacaaaataatcCAGGCCCTTTTCCTTTAGGAAGGTGCCACTTTTTTAATTGGTTTTTGATCAAAAAATGATGCAGGCAGTTGCATACTGGTTTGATCCAAAAATGATGCAGGCAGTTGTGTGCTGATCCAGCAGATGAGTAAAAAGAGAAGGCATTTCACAAGCAGCAGAATGACTCTAAGAAATCTCTCAGAATGAACACAAATATAGAAAGGACTTGAGAAGTGTGCTTATTACAGCAATAATCAAGTTATTCAAAGAAAAACTCACAAGTCATCCAATGTGAATTTCTATCATGGTCAAATTCTCTAGAATATTATCCAGATGTTCCTTCTGGAGGAAATTTGTTATCAGAACATCCTGTAAATGGCACTTTGGAGTCAGGAATTCTGGAGCTGCTTGCCAGGAGATTGGAAAAGCTGGTACTCTGATTCAATACCCATGTATATTTCCTGAACACAACTGATAATGCTGACTCCTTGTCCAGATGGCCTGAATCAGAAACAAACTGCAGACCTTACCCTGAGCAGAAAAGCAAGTCATAGGCTGCAGGTGGGAATGTGTGCACTCAGGAAAAGGTGGCAGATATCTTTCCTCCAGCAATTCACAAAGGAAGGAGGAGTTTCTGTATCATCCACAGGGCCTGAGTGCAGAGTAGGAAAAACAGGTGTCCAAGCAGCTAAAAGCCTCCCAGCAAGAGGATGCTTATATTACAATAGCATCTACCTAAAGTGTCTGGTGAATGGAAAGTAGTATCACCTCACAGCATCACTGTGAGAGTATCCCAGACATGGTGACAAATCCTGACATTTGAAGGTGAATATATACAcctacacaaaaaaaacccattgtgGAAGTGATACGTATCCAAAATACAATGGTAAGAGGAGTTATATGTTACGTGCAACATATGACAGTTGTGTTAAAATGGTTTTAGTTGTCTGAGGATTGCTATGCACACACAATAGATTTTTTCCTGTTGCCTGATGTACATAATCACAATGTACAAATAATTGTTTAGGTTTGAGATAAAATGGTTGCTTTACAGACACAAAGTAAAGCAATCCTGACATGGGCATGTAGTGTCACAACTGGTATCATTTGGGTCTTCCCTGGGGCCTAACAAGGAACTTGGCAGATGCTGCAACTAAAAGCCTGGGGCTAGTATTTCCGTGAATGAATTCTGACCAGAGTCACTCTCAGGGAAGAAACTGGAACCCAAAATGATTCAGCAGCTTTGTGAGGTTTTAAGGAACAGCCAACCATACAGATTGCCCCAAATCTAACATAATGTGAGTTGCATTAGCTTCAGAATCTCCCATTTTGGTAGCTTTGTTTGTAATAGAGCACTAAAGGAATAGAAATAAATACGTTCCATATTTCTTGATAGAACACTTAATGAGAGTACAGAATGTTTCTCAGTGCTCCCCATGCTTTGGCATAAGTTAATTAAGgcaagaaaaatctatttcctcAGAAGAGGAATAAGGGCTTTGCAACATGTGTAGAATAGGtagaaagcaaattaaaaatcttTATATTTTGTCGAATTTCAGATCAAATTTGAAAGTAATTGCTTGCAAAATGAAAGTCCATGAAGCGAGGCCATATGGAAACAGTTTCTAGGGCATCTGGCTTGATTCTTGAAGTTTAGAAAACCAACAGGGCTATCTTTGTCATCAGTTGTTTGATGAAACAAATGGACACACTATTTCAGACAGGCTGCACCCACAAACCTAGGTTTTAAACTTATGAATAAGACATAGTGTGTCACAAGGTATTTCTGTTCTATGGTAAATGGCTGTATGCCTTTTCCCCACCAGCAGCTAAGACTTCTTTTGAGTTAATTTCACTTGCTTTCAGTCTTGTGAAATACAACATATTATTCACGTTTACACAGACTTATGAGTACGTAGATATATTAGAGGAACTTTTGATAAGCATCCATCCAAGTGAAAATTCATAGACATCACCTTTATTTTTTAGAGTATTATTAGAACTTGGGGCTTTTTGTTTAGTACATATATTGTGTTTTTACACACATGCAGTCATGCTTTATGTGGTGTTTTTCTGAATGTAAAAATTGCAATATGAGAGTATGTTTGTATGCCATAGGCAGATGATGTTTCTATGGCCAGGGACTTGTGAACACTTTGTGTGCAATGTGAACAAATGAAGATAAGCAGTTCCATCATTTTACAGGATGCTTTATTACACAGTCAGTGTGCTGCAGTAGAAGTCTTTTGTGTATGTCTTGGATGCATTAATTAGTGAAAAAGACCTGTTGTGTGTTTCCTACACTTTTTGTTGAGGATATTTGTCATGTATGGTAAATTCAAGACACACTGCAGTGAGGTAAGGCAGTGACACCACTCTTTTATGTGCAGTGGGTGTTGTATGTTGCACAGTTGTTCAGTATGGCTTCAGACAGCATCTGCATTGTGCTCTTGGGTTTCTGGGTTGCAGGAAGGGGAAAGATTTGTGAAGGAAAGCATCTGAGCTAcacctttttttgttgtggtgGTGGAAGAAGGTGTCTCGCAGAAGGCACAGGAAGCACGtgctgcaaaggtggcaaagAGCTGCTGGGTACGGGTTAGCTGTGCTCTGTGCCATGGTTGTGCTGTGTGGCGTAGTGTAGTGAGTGATGGTAAAAAGGAGGCAGTGCTGAGGGTGACCCAGacttgctgctgccaggtccctGCCCTGGTAGGACAGAAACACTGCTTGGTGCCAGGGCCCGATTTAGAGGGAATGTGTCAGCTGCCACGGCCGACACTGAGGAAACTCTTGTCTGTGGGTGAGCTGCCCTCTGTGTGTGCGGGATGGGGGGCAGCTGCCGCGTGTGAGGGACAGCCAGAAGGGAGCCGGCTGCCCTCTGCGTGCGTACGAAGGGAGCCGAGGGGGATGCGTGTGTGTGAGGAAACGTTCTGCGTGAGAGGAGCCGGGGAATGAGGGTGTATGTTAGGGAAGCCTGTGTGGGTAGAGATGTGTGAGAGAGAAACCAGCGCATGTGGGGAGAGCCGAGGGGCGAGATGTGTGTGTGCGGGAAGCCGACGCGTGTGCGAGCAGCCGGTGTGCGCTGCGTGTGTGCGAGAAGAGCCGTGTGTGCGGGGCGGGGGCCGCTGACGAGAGGCGGCAGGTGCTGACGCCCTCCGAGCCCCGCAGCCCGAGCCCTCCCCGCGGGGGGCGGCCCCGCGCCGGGCCTTCCCCGCCTGGCCCCGCCCGCGGCCGGGGGCTCGCTCACCCCGCGGGCGGAGCAGCCGGCGCGGGCCCGGACCGGGGATCCTCCTCCCGCTC is a window of Colius striatus isolate bColStr4 chromosome 18, bColStr4.1.hap1, whole genome shotgun sequence DNA encoding:
- the LOC133627216 gene encoding uncharacterized protein LOC133627216, with translation MLPATDSNSFGNRLKENCSRSSIARTDISDILRCVREKPAHVGRAEGRDVCVREADACASSRCALRVCEKSRVCGAGAADERRQVLTPSEPRSPSPPRGGRPRAGPSPPGPARGRGLAHPAGGAAGAGPDRGSSSRSLRAAPTSGSGAGGSAQRCRCHRLGGCRTGRTSGR